A genomic region of Candidatus Falkowbacteria bacterium contains the following coding sequences:
- a CDS encoding MATE family efflux transporter: MENNNHLTTAPIPDLIKMIAIPSSMGFLFNTLFNVVDTYFAGIVSTDALAALSLSFPVFFIIIALGSGVSTAATALIANSLGAGDMKSARFYSVQSISFGFFVSLILTWLGLAFSPFLFRTLGASDSYLAMSLSYSNVIFYGSVFFLLSFVLSGILSSQGNTKTYRNLLVIGFFLNIIFDPWFIRGGYGLPAMGLAGVAWATVVIQFLTTVYLLIKVGRTDIFCKECKDMLIPRWRYYRDIARQGFPASLNMLTVAIGIFVITYFISRYGKAGVAAYGIATRIDQMAVLPIVGLNIAALTLVGQNNGAKLFGRVKETIRLCLLYGFYVTIMGAALVLALAPQLMGLFSQDREVVRIGVEYLRISAFVYFAYTTLYVATSALQGLKKPLYAIWIGLYRQIAAPLLIFWVLAVVLDWQLKGVWWGVFIINTTAAIITLVYMRATLRKLD, from the coding sequence ATGGAAAATAATAACCACCTTACAACCGCCCCCATTCCTGACTTGATCAAAATGATCGCAATTCCTAGCAGCATGGGATTCCTCTTCAACACGCTTTTCAACGTCGTCGACACCTATTTTGCCGGAATAGTTTCAACTGATGCCCTTGCGGCCCTCTCCCTTTCTTTCCCGGTCTTTTTTATCATTATCGCCCTGGGCTCAGGCGTGTCGACCGCCGCCACTGCACTTATAGCCAACTCGCTCGGGGCCGGCGACATGAAGTCTGCCCGCTTTTACTCGGTCCAATCCATCAGCTTCGGGTTCTTTGTTTCGCTGATCCTAACCTGGCTTGGTTTGGCTTTTTCACCCTTTCTTTTCCGAACTCTTGGTGCTAGTGATTCATACCTAGCCATGTCTCTGAGCTACAGCAACGTGATCTTCTACGGCTCGGTCTTCTTCTTGTTAAGCTTCGTTCTCAGCGGCATTCTGAGCTCTCAGGGAAATACCAAAACTTACCGCAACCTCCTGGTGATCGGTTTTTTCCTCAACATAATCTTCGATCCCTGGTTCATCCGCGGCGGCTACGGCCTGCCTGCCATGGGTTTGGCTGGCGTGGCCTGGGCGACCGTCGTCATCCAATTTCTGACAACCGTATATTTGCTGATAAAGGTCGGCCGCACGGACATCTTCTGCAAAGAGTGCAAGGACATGTTGATTCCGCGTTGGCGCTATTACCGCGACATCGCCCGCCAAGGATTCCCTGCCAGTCTCAACATGCTGACCGTGGCAATCGGCATATTTGTCATTACTTATTTCATAAGCCGCTACGGTAAGGCCGGCGTAGCCGCTTATGGCATCGCGACACGGATAGACCAGATGGCGGTACTGCCGATCGTCGGACTGAACATCGCCGCCCTGACGCTGGTAGGACAGAATAATGGGGCCAAGCTGTTTGGTCGAGTCAAAGAGACAATCCGCCTGTGCCTGCTCTATGGTTTCTATGTCACCATCATGGGGGCAGCGTTGGTGCTGGCGCTGGCACCTCAGCTAATGGGGCTGTTTTCCCAAGACCGAGAGGTTGTCCGTATCGGCGTCGAATATTTGCGCATCTCCGCTTTCGTTTACTTCGCCTATACCACTCTCTATGTCGCAACCTCCGCGCTGCAAGGATTAAAAAAGCCTCTTTATGCGATCTGGATCGGTCTTTACCGCCAAATCGCCGCTCCGCTTCTGATCTTCTGGGTTCTGGCTGTAGTTCTCGACTGGCAACTCAAGGGCGTCTGGTGGGGGGTATTCATCATAAACACGACTGCCGCTATCATCACCTTGGTCTATATGCGAGCGACTCTGAGAAAACTCGATTGA
- a CDS encoding iron-binding protein, which translates to MKKIKVTKDGPYIVSGSVPLAKETAEGEYNGGPERWHTERKFTTGEIYSLCRCGRSGNMPFCDGAHLKFGFDGTETAGYDKFVDKAKLITGPGLDLLDWYDLCSLARFCHLGNNTWNDVANSDNQKSKEDAVYSACCCPSGRLVPVDKTTNQPIEPELEPSISLTEDPIKDVSGPLWVKGGIEIESAEGKSYEIRNRVTLCRCGKSENKPLCDSSHVGCKFKDNL; encoded by the coding sequence ATGAAAAAAATCAAAGTAACCAAAGATGGGCCATATATAGTTTCGGGCTCAGTGCCGTTAGCCAAAGAAACCGCCGAGGGTGAATATAACGGTGGCCCGGAGCGGTGGCATACCGAGAGAAAATTTACGACCGGCGAGATATATTCCTTGTGCCGTTGCGGACGATCAGGCAACATGCCTTTTTGTGACGGAGCCCATCTCAAGTTCGGCTTTGATGGAACGGAGACGGCTGGTTATGACAAGTTTGTCGACAAGGCCAAGCTGATCACGGGGCCGGGACTGGACCTGCTTGATTGGTATGACCTGTGTTCTTTGGCCCGTTTCTGCCACCTGGGCAATAACACGTGGAACGACGTGGCTAATTCCGATAATCAGAAATCGAAAGAAGATGCTGTTTACTCTGCCTGTTGCTGTCCCTCAGGGCGTTTAGTTCCAGTGGATAAAACGACCAACCAACCGATTGAGCCTGAGCTTGAGCCATCAATCAGTCTAACCGAAGATCCGATAAAGGATGTCAGCGGTCCCTTGTGGGTCAAGGGTGGCATCGAGATTGAGTCGGCCGAAGGAAAATCTTATGAAATACGCAATAGAGTGACCCTGTGCCGCTGCGGCAAGTCAGAAAATAAGCCATTGTGCGACAGCTCCCATGTCGGCTGCAAATTCAAAGACAATCTTTAA
- a CDS encoding NAD(P)-binding domain-containing protein, which translates to MKIGIMGTGIVGRSHAEKLTELGHEVMIGTRSVEKTMAEDKPDGMGNVPFRDWHKSNQTVKLGTFDEAARFGEIVYDVLRGEVAVGVFASLDKESLSGKIVVDIANALDFSQGMPPLLLVHDGNSLGEQLQKAIPGAKVVKTLNTVSAQLQTNPMMLNDGDHQVFMSGNDPDAKKSVEAILRSYGWKNILDLGDITTARGTELLMPMWLRLWGALGTPLFNYKIIK; encoded by the coding sequence ATGAAAATCGGAATAATGGGAACAGGCATTGTCGGCCGGTCGCATGCCGAAAAATTAACCGAGCTCGGGCATGAAGTCATGATCGGAACCCGTTCGGTCGAAAAGACCATGGCTGAAGACAAACCCGACGGCATGGGGAATGTGCCATTCCGCGATTGGCATAAAAGTAACCAAACAGTGAAGCTGGGGACCTTCGACGAAGCTGCCCGATTCGGAGAAATCGTTTATGACGTATTGAGAGGCGAGGTGGCGGTGGGCGTTTTCGCAAGTTTGGATAAGGAGAGCTTATCCGGTAAGATTGTCGTGGATATTGCCAACGCTCTGGACTTTTCTCAGGGCATGCCACCGCTACTCCTGGTGCATGATGGCAATTCTTTGGGGGAACAGTTGCAAAAGGCGATTCCTGGAGCGAAGGTGGTAAAAACTCTGAATACGGTTTCGGCTCAGTTGCAGACCAATCCGATGATGCTTAACGACGGCGACCATCAGGTTTTTATGAGCGGCAATGATCCTGACGCCAAGAAGTCTGTGGAGGCGATTTTGCGAAGCTATGGCTGGAAGAATATTCTCGATTTGGGCGACATAACGACGGCCAGGGGAACCGAGCTGCTGATGCCGATGTGGCTCCGTTTGTGGGGTGCTCTGGGTACACCCTTATTTAACTACAAGATAATCAAGTAG
- a CDS encoding DMT family transporter: protein MHNIDGCIFFKSSRLVILTSQTEIKKSLKIGMAVLFAFGAMILWSVGDFLVQRMAKNIGNFEALAWINLIGGLGLLPFVIGDLGLLATPRYLLPLLALGVIDFVFGLTILKAYERGKLSVIEVVMIVELPFTILLGMLFFKESLTLLQIILVLMILVGVSLISRGEESILKKFYILITGAARPYEKGVILALVAALLSAFYNFMIAVNARDVAPVMAIWFPWVVSLTFLLVYMLYKRGTDKFFAHGRKHMKLILYGSLIETAAWLFFAFALSKKELSITTAITESYPALAMFLGVKFNKEKITGLQYAGAATALLASVAMAFS from the coding sequence TTGCATAATATCGATGGATGTATCTTTTTTAAATCATCACGTCTTGTTATACTAACATCGCAGACTGAGATTAAAAAGTCATTAAAAATAGGTATGGCAGTGCTTTTCGCTTTCGGTGCGATGATTCTTTGGAGTGTCGGTGATTTTTTAGTGCAAAGGATGGCTAAAAACATCGGAAATTTCGAAGCCTTGGCCTGGATAAATCTGATAGGCGGGCTTGGTTTGTTGCCTTTCGTCATCGGCGATCTGGGGTTACTGGCAACGCCAAGGTATTTGCTGCCGCTGCTAGCGTTGGGCGTCATTGATTTTGTTTTTGGTTTGACTATTTTGAAGGCCTACGAGAGAGGCAAGCTTTCGGTGATTGAAGTTGTGATGATTGTCGAGCTGCCGTTTACGATATTGCTGGGCATGTTATTTTTCAAGGAGAGCTTAACTTTGCTGCAGATCATTTTGGTTTTAATGATACTTGTGGGAGTTTCATTGATTTCCCGAGGAGAGGAAAGTATTTTGAAAAAATTTTACATCCTGATTACCGGAGCGGCTAGACCATATGAAAAAGGTGTCATCTTGGCTCTGGTTGCAGCACTTCTCAGCGCTTTTTATAATTTCATGATCGCGGTCAACGCCCGCGATGTTGCGCCGGTCATGGCTATCTGGTTTCCTTGGGTGGTAAGTTTGACTTTTTTGCTCGTGTATATGCTTTATAAAAGAGGGACGGACAAGTTTTTTGCCCACGGCCGAAAACATATGAAGCTGATTTTATACGGGAGCTTGATTGAGACGGCTGCTTGGCTTTTTTTCGCGTTCGCACTGTCCAAAAAAGAACTCTCGATAACCACCGCAATCACTGAAAGTTACCCGGCGTTGGCTATGTTTTTAGGTGTCAAATTCAATAAGGAAAAAATTACAGGTCTTCAATACGCCGGAGCCGCCACGGCATTGTTGGCAAGCGTTGCGATGGCGTTTTCGTAG
- a CDS encoding ATP-dependent DNA helicase RecQ: protein MDNRFDSQVNRCLKEMGLSNLLPMQSEAMFSIQSGKDTLVILPPGSGKSLIFQIPAMLRLPKMTVVISPLIALMDDQVRKINGLRGVQLHSNLGADQRKAILKMVEKGEIDILYISPEGLSASTILSYVKAREVGLLVIDEVHCVSLWGHNFRPSYLFIDEIRKQLGQPQLALFTATAPPHVIEDVKRILKITELEVIMGEPFRDNISFEVVHVSSIEDKILRLDDAIRSAETGSIMIYTSTTRQAYVLYKALSQRYATSIYHGKMDPRERSEQSRLFLEGENRVMVCTSAFGMGIDKPDVYTIIHYSIPGSLEAYIQESGRAGRDSRPAKAILFNWVKDYTTQQFFVFQESPSLEKIQKVYDFLYRLNAKITEYQRSPASYAQLNHFLEKLIAEKPSLKTVASAAVGILVDFGHIVRQDEQVLFPFGEKISIDQEELEARKIIKLKRLQLMIDCANADNHADVIRRYFKTNVFNEITLSKGMSDLKLEIILGFIMKYPVSTNELLAVLEGNEEVADKKKYGDYFGAYADVWPIYIRQLLEDLTEKGCLYAAEIGNSRVHFLSEVGEAYLVQKGFEMPERNEEDFDIHHHSWRQRMIACLKEWQSQKGATDNELALFPIKHHALFVKDKLRAGNCSMTGEELLRRYNMSKTGTVAAFKGLISFFLNIQEKKVEKRKPSGNSKWRQLR, encoded by the coding sequence ATGGACAACCGATTTGATAGTCAGGTAAACCGCTGTTTGAAAGAAATGGGCCTTTCGAATCTTCTACCGATGCAGTCAGAGGCCATGTTTTCCATTCAAAGCGGCAAAGACACGTTGGTCATCCTGCCGCCGGGATCAGGCAAGTCCCTGATTTTCCAGATTCCGGCCATGCTGAGGCTGCCCAAGATGACCGTTGTCATCTCCCCGCTGATCGCCCTGATGGACGACCAAGTAAGAAAGATCAACGGGCTTCGAGGGGTACAGCTCCATTCCAACCTGGGCGCTGACCAACGCAAAGCGATTCTGAAAATGGTAGAGAAAGGCGAAATCGATATCCTTTACATCTCGCCCGAAGGGTTGTCGGCCAGCACCATCCTCAGCTACGTCAAAGCTCGCGAGGTCGGACTACTGGTAATAGATGAAGTCCACTGCGTCTCACTCTGGGGACACAACTTCCGTCCGAGCTATCTGTTCATCGACGAGATCCGCAAGCAGCTCGGCCAACCCCAGCTGGCGCTCTTCACAGCCACGGCTCCGCCGCACGTCATCGAAGACGTCAAACGAATCCTCAAGATCACCGAACTCGAAGTCATCATGGGAGAGCCGTTCCGGGACAACATCAGCTTCGAAGTGGTCCATGTCTCGAGCATAGAAGACAAGATTCTCCGGCTGGATGACGCTATCCGTTCTGCCGAGACCGGATCGATCATGATCTATACCTCGACAACCCGGCAAGCCTACGTCCTGTACAAAGCCTTGTCACAGCGGTATGCGACCTCGATCTACCACGGCAAGATGGACCCTCGGGAAAGGAGCGAACAAAGCCGGCTCTTCCTTGAAGGCGAAAACCGAGTCATGGTCTGCACCAGCGCCTTCGGCATGGGCATCGATAAACCCGACGTTTACACAATCATCCACTATTCCATCCCCGGATCGCTCGAGGCCTACATCCAAGAATCCGGACGGGCAGGCAGGGACAGCCGTCCAGCCAAAGCCATCCTGTTCAATTGGGTCAAGGACTACACCACTCAGCAGTTCTTCGTTTTCCAAGAAAGTCCCAGCCTGGAAAAGATCCAAAAAGTCTACGACTTTCTTTACCGGCTCAACGCGAAGATCACCGAGTACCAACGGTCGCCCGCGTCTTATGCCCAGCTGAACCACTTCCTGGAAAAACTGATTGCGGAAAAGCCTTCGCTGAAAACAGTTGCCAGCGCGGCGGTCGGCATTCTGGTCGACTTCGGCCACATTGTCCGGCAAGACGAACAGGTCCTTTTCCCTTTCGGCGAAAAGATCTCAATCGACCAGGAAGAGCTGGAAGCCAGGAAGATAATCAAGCTCAAGCGGCTCCAGCTGATGATCGATTGCGCCAATGCTGACAATCATGCAGACGTGATCAGGCGATACTTCAAGACCAACGTCTTCAATGAAATCACGCTGAGCAAAGGCATGAGCGACCTGAAGCTAGAGATAATCCTCGGATTCATCATGAAGTACCCTGTCTCCACCAATGAGCTCTTAGCCGTCCTGGAGGGCAACGAAGAGGTCGCCGACAAGAAAAAATACGGTGACTACTTCGGCGCCTACGCGGATGTCTGGCCGATCTATATCAGACAGCTGCTCGAAGACCTGACCGAAAAAGGCTGCTTATATGCAGCCGAAATCGGAAACTCCCGAGTGCACTTCCTGAGCGAAGTCGGCGAAGCCTATCTGGTCCAGAAAGGCTTCGAGATGCCTGAAAGGAACGAGGAGGACTTCGACATCCACCATCACTCTTGGCGTCAGCGCATGATTGCATGTCTGAAAGAATGGCAATCCCAAAAAGGCGCGACCGACAATGAACTCGCCCTTTTTCCCATAAAGCACCATGCTCTGTTCGTCAAAGACAAACTTCGCGCGGGCAACTGCTCCATGACTGGCGAAGAGCTGCTTCGCCGCTACAACATGAGCAAAACCGGTACGGTAGCCGCTTTTAAGGGCCTAATCAGCTTTTTCCTCAACATCCAAGAGAAGAAAGTGGAAAAAAGAAAGCCCAGCGGCAACAGCAAATGGCGCCAGCTCCGCTGA
- the creD gene encoding cell envelope integrity protein CreD, whose translation MFEKSKNFIIFKILAIGFLTLLLLIPTAMISSLVDEREQRRNEAINEIDAKWGNKQTIVGPILTLPYKKIIQQDNKAIEQIEYAHFLPDTLSIKGAIAPEMRQRGIYQVAVYGSDLKFQGAFSQPNLKDLNIASDKVLWEDAFVSIGISDMRGIKDEIKITWNGKEANAKPGLGSEMVLGEFDSRAFEGEVIEKSRTTNGLNSGVNAKVALGPANTGANTYSFDLNLNGSEGLYFVPLGGETAAELASVWKDPNFGGAFLPDEREVGKDGFRAKWKVLQLNRNFPQSWLGDSNQEMSSSAFGVNLLIPVDEYQKNARSIKYAILFIALTFLIFFFSEVMNKNRIHPMQYLLVGLALVLFFSLLLSLSEHLNFNLAYLLSSSATILMVTLYSRHIFKSSRMSLLQAGIMIIVYGFIFAILQLQDYSLLVGSIGLFAILAIVMFISRKINWYEIG comes from the coding sequence ATGTTTGAAAAATCCAAAAATTTTATCATTTTTAAGATTCTTGCAATCGGATTCTTGACGTTGCTGCTGCTTATCCCAACTGCCATGATAAGCAGTCTGGTGGATGAGCGGGAACAAAGGAGGAATGAGGCAATAAACGAGATTGATGCCAAGTGGGGCAATAAGCAGACGATCGTCGGACCGATTTTGACCCTGCCATATAAAAAGATCATTCAACAGGACAATAAGGCTATCGAGCAAATCGAATATGCCCACTTCTTGCCGGACACCTTATCCATCAAGGGCGCTATCGCTCCCGAAATGAGACAAAGAGGAATTTATCAGGTGGCTGTCTATGGTTCTGATTTGAAATTTCAAGGGGCTTTCAGTCAGCCGAATTTAAAAGATCTTAATATCGCGTCAGATAAAGTTCTGTGGGAAGACGCGTTTGTCTCGATAGGGATTTCTGACATGAGGGGCATCAAGGACGAGATAAAAATTACCTGGAACGGGAAAGAGGCGAATGCCAAGCCCGGGCTGGGCAGTGAGATGGTTCTGGGAGAATTTGATTCACGTGCTTTCGAAGGCGAGGTGATTGAAAAAAGTCGGACAACTAACGGGCTGAACTCGGGAGTTAACGCTAAAGTAGCGCTAGGCCCTGCCAACACTGGGGCGAACACATATTCCTTTGATCTTAATTTGAACGGTAGCGAAGGTCTTTATTTTGTGCCCCTGGGAGGCGAGACAGCTGCAGAGCTTGCATCCGTCTGGAAGGATCCTAATTTTGGAGGAGCATTTTTACCCGACGAAAGGGAAGTTGGTAAAGATGGATTCCGTGCCAAGTGGAAAGTGTTGCAGCTTAATAGGAATTTTCCGCAAAGCTGGTTAGGCGACAGCAACCAAGAAATGTCATCTTCAGCCTTTGGCGTTAATCTTTTAATCCCTGTCGACGAATACCAGAAGAACGCGCGCTCGATTAAATACGCCATTCTATTTATAGCGCTGACCTTCTTGATATTTTTCTTTTCCGAAGTGATGAACAAGAATCGCATCCATCCGATGCAATATCTTTTAGTCGGGCTGGCACTAGTCTTGTTCTTCTCGTTGCTATTATCCCTTAGCGAGCATTTGAATTTCAATTTAGCTTATCTTCTGTCCAGTTCGGCGACGATATTGATGGTAACGCTTTATTCCAGGCACATCTTCAAAAGCTCTCGCATGTCATTGCTACAGGCTGGAATTATGATTATAGTTTACGGGTTCATCTTCGCAATCCTTCAACTCCAGGATTATTCTCTGCTGGTCGGCAGTATCGGACTGTTCGCAATCTTGGCAATCGTAATGTTCATATCCAGAAAGATTAACTGGTATGAAATTGGCTGA
- a CDS encoding glycoside hydrolase family 3 protein: MKSDQYIVLILIISSLCLAAIFAFSGQDEQQSDEQRIKNLLLRMTPLEKIGQMVLVDKNAVKPEDITRKLIGGVLSGGGGNPEINTPQGWRQMVLEYQNAAYKSRLAIPILYGVDAVHGNGNVYGAVIFPHNIGLGATRNAKLVEEIGRITAEEISATGANWNFAPVLSMPMDYRWGRVYECYSTDQALVTELSKSYINGLHSQNVLATPKHFIGEGSENWGSSNEYELDQGNIIMSIDELKSTQLDPFKEAVRAGSMSIMISRSSLNGKKISADKYLLTDLLKNEIGFKGFLVSDWGAIDQIQGDYYQDIVTSINAGMDMVMLPSDYDSFIDKISEAIKNGDIKQERIDDAVTRILRAKFSIGLFDEATDSSGLLEKIGSSSHREVARQAVRESLVLLKNERNALPIINPRRILIVGRAADDIGMQAGGWTIEWQGGHGDTTPGTSILSAFKNEFKDSEIIYDAMATGTKSIKADVGVVVVGERPYAEGVGDRQRLLLSPEDLKRIQVAKKNSDKVVLVILSGRPLIVQNALRDVDAVVVAWLPGTEGAGITDVLSGKYNFSGKLPLAWPKTMEQIEKKDVRDPLFKFGFWLTY, translated from the coding sequence ATGAAATCAGATCAGTATATCGTATTAATTTTGATTATCTCCAGCCTCTGTTTGGCTGCGATATTTGCATTCTCTGGCCAAGACGAACAACAGTCTGACGAGCAGAGGATAAAAAATTTGCTTTTGAGAATGACGCCTCTAGAAAAAATCGGACAAATGGTGTTGGTTGATAAAAATGCCGTTAAGCCTGAAGATATTACGCGAAAACTTATTGGCGGGGTGCTGTCGGGAGGTGGCGGAAATCCAGAGATAAATACGCCCCAGGGTTGGCGTCAAATGGTTTTGGAATATCAGAATGCAGCATATAAATCACGTCTAGCGATCCCGATATTGTATGGTGTCGATGCTGTTCATGGCAATGGCAATGTTTATGGTGCGGTTATTTTTCCCCACAACATCGGATTGGGGGCAACGCGGAATGCGAAGCTGGTGGAAGAGATTGGCAGGATTACGGCAGAAGAAATAAGTGCCACGGGGGCTAATTGGAATTTTGCACCTGTATTATCGATGCCGATGGATTATCGCTGGGGCAGGGTTTATGAGTGTTATAGCACGGACCAGGCCTTAGTAACTGAATTGAGTAAGAGCTATATTAACGGCCTGCACAGTCAAAATGTCCTTGCTACCCCTAAACATTTTATCGGCGAAGGGAGTGAAAACTGGGGCTCATCGAATGAATATGAGTTGGATCAGGGTAATATTATAATGAGCATCGATGAGTTGAAAAGTACTCAGCTCGACCCTTTCAAGGAAGCAGTCAGGGCGGGTTCTATGAGTATCATGATTTCGCGAAGCTCATTGAATGGAAAAAAAATTAGCGCTGATAAATATCTTCTGACCGACCTTTTGAAGAACGAAATCGGTTTCAAGGGTTTTCTGGTGTCCGATTGGGGAGCCATTGATCAGATACAGGGTGATTATTATCAAGATATCGTAACTTCGATCAACGCGGGAATGGATATGGTCATGTTGCCGTCTGATTATGATTCATTTATCGATAAGATTTCAGAGGCCATAAAAAATGGAGACATAAAGCAAGAGAGAATCGATGATGCTGTGACGCGAATATTGCGCGCAAAGTTTTCGATTGGGTTATTTGACGAGGCAACCGACTCATCGGGGTTGTTGGAAAAAATCGGTTCAAGCAGCCATCGTGAAGTTGCTAGGCAAGCCGTGCGGGAATCGCTTGTGCTTTTGAAAAATGAGCGAAATGCCCTGCCCATAATAAACCCAAGAAGGATCTTGATAGTCGGGCGAGCTGCTGACGATATAGGCATGCAGGCTGGCGGTTGGACAATCGAGTGGCAAGGAGGCCACGGGGACACGACGCCTGGCACCTCCATCCTCAGCGCTTTTAAAAACGAGTTTAAGGATTCAGAAATTATTTACGACGCGATGGCTACGGGAACCAAATCAATAAAAGCCGATGTGGGAGTCGTAGTGGTGGGTGAGCGGCCCTATGCTGAAGGTGTGGGTGATCGCCAGAGGTTATTATTGTCGCCAGAGGATTTGAAGCGAATTCAAGTAGCTAAAAAGAATAGCGATAAAGTAGTGTTGGTTATTTTGTCTGGCCGACCGTTAATTGTTCAGAACGCTTTAAGGGACGTTGATGCGGTCGTCGTGGCTTGGTTGCCTGGAACCGAGGGCGCTGGAATTACAGACGTCTTGTCTGGCAAATATAATTTTTCCGGAAAGCTACCATTGGCCTGGCCGAAAACAATGGAGCAAATTGAAAAAAAGGATGTGAGAGATCCATTATTCAAATTCGGTTTTTGGCTAACCTACTGA
- the rpsO gene encoding 30S ribosomal protein S15: MLDKKVKQRIIQKFRTHANDTGSSQVQIAILTEEIERLTDHLKGHKQDHSSRRGLLKKVNERRKLLKYLQKEDEAAFGELAKKLKLKIAKKMIEEEEERKRIEEAMMAGDVLKSETEEEVVEEAA, from the coding sequence ATGTTGGACAAAAAAGTCAAACAGCGGATCATTCAGAAGTTCCGCACCCACGCTAACGACACCGGTTCTTCTCAGGTGCAAATCGCTATCCTGACTGAAGAAATCGAACGCTTGACCGATCATTTGAAAGGCCACAAGCAGGATCATTCTTCCCGTCGCGGCCTTCTGAAGAAGGTCAACGAACGCCGAAAATTGCTGAAGTATCTGCAAAAGGAAGACGAAGCCGCTTTCGGCGAATTGGCCAAGAAGCTTAAGCTGAAGATTGCCAAGAAGATGATTGAGGAAGAAGAGGAGCGCAAGCGCATCGAAGAAGCCATGATGGCTGGCGATGTGTTGAAGTCGGAAACGGAAGAAGAGGTCGTTGAAGAGGCTGCGTAA
- a CDS encoding NYN domain-containing protein, protein MIKHKEQRVGVLVDVSNMYHSAKNLFKRRVNYKEVLNAAVAERKLIRATAYAVKTEGEEELPFFEALSQQGFEVKMKDLQIFAGGMKKADWDVGIAIDAIKLASKLDVIVLVTGDGDYIPLVNYLQNTTGCLVEVVGFRQTTSSKLIEEADDFINLSENRRFLLR, encoded by the coding sequence ATGATAAAACACAAGGAGCAACGCGTTGGTGTCCTGGTCGACGTATCGAACATGTACCACTCCGCGAAAAACCTGTTCAAGCGCCGCGTTAACTATAAAGAAGTCTTGAACGCTGCCGTGGCCGAGCGCAAGCTCATTCGCGCCACCGCCTATGCGGTCAAGACCGAGGGTGAAGAAGAGCTGCCTTTTTTCGAGGCCTTGTCCCAGCAGGGATTCGAGGTCAAGATGAAGGACTTGCAGATTTTTGCAGGCGGCATGAAGAAAGCTGATTGGGATGTCGGTATCGCTATCGACGCGATCAAGCTAGCTTCGAAGCTGGATGTGATCGTGCTCGTCACCGGCGATGGCGATTATATCCCGCTCGTCAACTATCTGCAGAACACCACGGGCTGCTTGGTAGAAGTGGTCGGTTTCCGCCAGACGACTTCATCGAAATTGATCGAAGAAGCCGATGATTTCATTAATCTGAGCGAGAATAGGAGATTCTTATTGCGATAA